The Erinaceus europaeus unplaced genomic scaffold, mEriEur2.1 scaffold_946, whole genome shotgun sequence genome has a segment encoding these proteins:
- the ABRA gene encoding actin-binding Rho-activating protein, with the protein MAPGEKEREQVPAKRALQKIRTATLVINLARGWQQWANENNIKQAQEPAGWLPGGTQEPRQAPKPVLQPKTHQKVETIPKSSSQKPEGCGGGQSSEECTEISHIKRKEVTKTVFSKAYEKGGDVSHLSNRYEKDGGTPEPRQPENDIDRILHGCHSPIRRRKCANLVSELTKGWKEMEQDEPKWRSDSIDTEDSGYGGETEERAEQEGEQVTATRIKRPLPSQAHRFTEKLNCKAQQKCSQVDSLKGRWQQWADEHIQSQQLNPFSEEFDYQLAMATRLHKGDEGYGRPKEGTKTAERAKRAEEHIYREIMDLCFVIRTMARHRRDGKIQVTFGDLFDRYVRISDKVVGILMRARKHGLVDFEGEMLWQGRDDHVVITLL; encoded by the exons ATGGCtccaggagaaaaggaaagagagcagGTACCCGCCAAGAGAGCACTCCAGAAGATTCGTACAGCCACTCTGGTTATCAACTTGGCCCGAGGCTGGCAGCAGTGGGCAAATGAGAACAACATCAAGCAGGCCCAAGAACCTGCAGGTTGGCTACCAGGGGGGACCCAGGAACCACGCCAAGCTCCGAAACCAGTGCTACAACCTAAGACCCACCAGAAAGTTGAGACTATCCCAAAGTCTTCCTCCCAAAAGCCAGAAGGGTGTGGAGGTGGCCAAAGTTCAGAGGAATGCACTGAAATCTCccatataaaaaggaaagaagtgacCAAAACTGTTTTCAGCAAGGCTTACGAGAAAGGAGGCGATGTGAGTCACCTCAGCAACAGATATGAgaaggatggtggcacacctgaaccCAGGCAGCCCGAGAATGACATTGACCGAATCCTTCATGGCTGTCACTCCCCAATACGGAGGAGAAAATGTGCCAACCTGGTGTCTGAGTTGACTAAAGGCTGGAAAGAAATGGAACAGGATGAGCCCAAGTGGAGGAGTGACAGCATAGACACAGAGGACAGCGGCTATGGAGGGGAGACGGAGGAGAGAGCTGAGCAGGAGGGAGAGCAGGTGACTGCAACTCGAATCAAACGCCCCTTACCCTCCCA AGCACACAGATTCACAGAGAAACTCAACTGCAAGGCCCAACAGAAATGCAGCCAAGTGGACAGCCTGAAAGGGAGGTGGCAACAGTGGGCAGATGAGCACATACAATCCCAGCAGCTCAATCCTTTCAGTGAAGAATTTGATTACCAGCTGGCCATGGCCACCCGTCTTCACAAAGGTGACGAGGGCTACGGGCGCCCCAAAGAGGGTACCAAAACTGCCGAGAGAGCCAAACGAGCTGAGGAGCACATCTACAGGGAAATCATGGACTTGTGCTTTGTCATTCGTACAATGGCTCGCCACCGACGTGATGGCAAGATCCAAGTTACTTTCGGAGACCTCTTTGACAGATACGTGCGTATTTCAGATAAAGTTGTGGGCATCCTGATGCGTGCCAGGAAACACGGATTGGTGGACTTTGAAGGGGAGATGCTGTGGCAAGGCCGTGACGACCATGTTGTGATCACGCTGCTTTGA